In one window of Leptospirillum ferriphilum DNA:
- the serA gene encoding phosphoglycerate dehydrogenase, protein MSSDIRILISDAISEDGVRIFQKAGFHVEMKTKLSPQELAQEISQYDGLVIRSGTKVTREILKNADRLKVIGRAGAGLDNVDLEAATERGIVVMNTPGGNTVTTAEHTMSLLMSMARRIPQANASNKAGKWEKSKFMGVELFQKTLGIVGMGKIGQHVAQIARGIAMNIIAFDPYLTPEVAEKSGVHPVSLDELFQRADFITVHTPLTPETTGLINKQSIAKMKKGVYVINCARGGIIDENDLAEALQSGHVAGAASDVFVQEPPPADHPLLKLDNFISTPHIGAATKEAQENVALAIADQMVDYLGKGIIRFAANLPSVPPDELALLNPYLKLAEIMGAVMAQVISEPIRKVTLEYGGEVANLSTPSLTIAALKGILTPILASRVNEVNAPILAKERGIEVVEVRSSHHGDYTGLLTLRISSGATQHQIAGSVFQRKDYRIVSLDDLPVEVVPEPIMIYLINQDQPGVVGSVGTVLGTHKVNISRMQFGRDFPGGKAVSMIGVDQNIDSKLLEELRALPNVLSLKVLHLPAREK, encoded by the coding sequence TTGTCATCCGATATTCGTATTTTGATCAGCGACGCCATCTCGGAGGATGGCGTCCGTATCTTTCAGAAAGCCGGTTTTCATGTCGAGATGAAAACCAAACTTTCTCCGCAAGAACTGGCCCAGGAAATTTCACAGTATGACGGTCTGGTGATCCGAAGCGGGACAAAGGTCACGCGTGAAATCCTGAAAAATGCAGACCGGTTGAAGGTCATTGGCCGAGCGGGAGCAGGACTGGATAACGTGGATCTCGAGGCGGCGACGGAACGCGGTATTGTTGTCATGAATACCCCGGGCGGAAATACCGTCACAACTGCTGAACATACCATGTCTCTCCTGATGTCCATGGCCCGCCGGATTCCACAGGCGAACGCGTCAAACAAGGCCGGAAAGTGGGAAAAAAGCAAGTTTATGGGTGTGGAGCTTTTCCAGAAGACGCTCGGAATTGTCGGTATGGGAAAAATCGGTCAGCATGTGGCTCAGATTGCCCGGGGCATCGCCATGAACATCATTGCCTTTGACCCTTATCTGACTCCCGAAGTTGCAGAAAAATCCGGTGTTCACCCGGTTTCTCTCGATGAACTTTTTCAGAGAGCGGATTTTATCACCGTTCACACCCCGCTGACACCGGAAACAACTGGTCTGATTAATAAACAAAGCATCGCAAAGATGAAGAAGGGTGTCTATGTTATTAATTGCGCCAGGGGCGGGATAATCGATGAGAACGATCTGGCAGAAGCCCTCCAGTCCGGGCATGTTGCAGGGGCGGCTTCCGATGTGTTTGTTCAGGAGCCTCCTCCAGCAGATCACCCTCTTCTCAAACTGGACAACTTTATCTCGACCCCCCATATCGGGGCAGCGACAAAAGAAGCCCAGGAAAATGTGGCGCTTGCCATTGCGGATCAGATGGTCGACTACTTGGGGAAGGGAATTATCCGGTTTGCGGCAAACCTTCCTTCCGTTCCCCCCGACGAACTCGCTCTTCTCAATCCTTACCTCAAGCTTGCGGAAATCATGGGGGCTGTGATGGCACAAGTCATCTCAGAACCCATCCGGAAAGTGACACTTGAATATGGCGGGGAAGTCGCCAACCTTTCGACCCCATCTCTGACGATCGCGGCTCTGAAAGGTATTCTGACGCCTATTCTTGCTTCGCGTGTCAATGAGGTGAACGCTCCGATACTAGCAAAGGAGCGGGGAATCGAAGTTGTCGAAGTCCGCTCTTCCCATCACGGGGATTACACGGGTCTGTTGACTCTCCGGATTTCATCCGGCGCAACCCAGCACCAGATAGCGGGATCCGTTTTCCAGAGGAAAGATTACAGAATTGTCTCGCTTGACGATCTTCCGGTGGAAGTCGTTCCTGAGCCGATCATGATTTATTTGATCAATCAGGACCAGCCTGGCGTTGTGGGATCGGTCGGTACGGTTCTTGGAACACACAAGGTCAATATTTCCCGCATGCAGTTTGGTCGGGATTTTCCGGGCGGAAAAGCTGTATCCATGATAGGTGTGGATCAGAATATCGATTCAAAACTGCTTGAGGAGCTTCGTGCGCTTCCGAATGTTCTTTCTCTTAAAGTGCTCCATCTTCCCGCACGAGAAAAATGA
- a CDS encoding ATP phosphoribosyltransferase regulatory subunit — protein sequence MKKPQSPAPLPTNGEKITRGHTPKGVGPVFSRIASFRRETTSRLLRLFSLWGYTEITLPVFEYLDSLAPGLDPVLQHKAYTLQDRGSGHVLLLRPDATAQIARLVAQGQENATEVQKYAYSTTVFRHEDHHILERELLQTGIELFGVPSAEADWEILALCREGVRILHLDSPLLSLSHTGLQKAFLQYAGQNLSAPLQSGLQRSFYAHDAIAMKEILLEGGKKEGVLLDVLEKIVGRTHSAPEAIRILDRLPVFSSSPDLSRNASSLSRILHLVEAFQNEIRVDFALNPGGPYYSGMVFHLYARGTNQELASGGRYDMLPSLFGKSMPATGFAFHLNRIESLLGYEESEMSKTHLDIQFVGTDKSIKDKLIDCAAKLREKGYPSSFRFDENPPESEKVLSPTLYWNGKDFSLSFPDGKTTRFSEPDWNRILSILQEH from the coding sequence ATGAAAAAACCTCAATCGCCGGCGCCTCTTCCGACAAACGGAGAGAAGATCACGCGGGGCCATACTCCCAAAGGAGTTGGCCCCGTTTTTTCCCGCATTGCTTCTTTCCGACGAGAGACAACTTCACGACTCCTCCGGTTGTTTTCCCTCTGGGGGTACACCGAGATCACGCTTCCGGTATTTGAATACCTGGACTCTCTGGCTCCCGGCCTTGATCCGGTTTTGCAGCATAAGGCATATACGCTTCAGGACAGAGGCTCAGGACATGTTCTTCTTCTCCGTCCGGATGCCACTGCGCAGATTGCCCGTCTCGTTGCACAAGGGCAGGAAAATGCGACGGAAGTTCAAAAATACGCTTACAGCACAACCGTTTTTCGTCACGAAGACCATCATATTCTTGAAAGAGAATTGCTCCAGACAGGCATTGAGCTTTTCGGGGTCCCGAGTGCAGAGGCCGACTGGGAAATTCTGGCGTTGTGCAGGGAAGGTGTCCGCATTCTTCATCTCGACTCGCCTCTCCTGTCCCTGTCTCATACGGGGTTGCAAAAGGCTTTCCTTCAGTATGCCGGGCAAAATTTGTCCGCTCCACTGCAGTCGGGGCTTCAAAGAAGCTTCTATGCCCATGATGCCATCGCCATGAAGGAAATTTTGCTTGAAGGCGGAAAAAAAGAAGGAGTCTTGCTGGATGTCCTGGAGAAAATCGTAGGCCGAACACATTCTGCCCCGGAGGCCATCCGGATTCTAGATAGACTCCCTGTTTTTTCCTCTTCTCCGGATCTTTCCAGGAATGCTTCCTCTTTGTCCAGAATCCTTCATTTGGTAGAAGCATTCCAAAATGAGATTCGCGTGGATTTTGCCCTGAATCCAGGAGGGCCTTATTATTCCGGTATGGTTTTTCATCTCTATGCCCGGGGAACCAATCAGGAACTGGCTTCTGGTGGGCGCTACGATATGTTGCCGTCCCTGTTTGGAAAATCCATGCCGGCCACGGGATTTGCTTTTCACTTGAACCGGATTGAGTCCCTGCTCGGATATGAAGAATCGGAAATGTCCAAGACGCATCTCGACATTCAGTTTGTCGGGACGGACAAATCAATCAAGGACAAATTGATCGATTGTGCCGCCAAATTGCGGGAAAAAGGGTATCCATCCTCTTTTCGTTTTGACGAGAATCCTCCAGAGTCTGAAAAAGTGCTTTCTCCAACCTTGTACTGGAATGGGAAAGATTTTTCTCTTTCCTTCCCGGATGGAAAAACAACCCGTTTTTCAGAACCAGACTGGAATAGAATCCTCTCCATTCTTCAGGAACATTAA
- the dnaB gene encoding replicative DNA helicase — MSPGGKTRAQILKNLPQSLEAEKSFLGSILLNNEVLTEIGDALKEDDFSLDAHRKIYMTMREMSEKRVPVDSVTLADALNKKGWSGLTGGPTYIEELSLIVPTAANAKHYANLLKEKGIYRKLILSAEEIARKGYEESEDIEVLLDLAERKILEIGSNRTTRGFVKVGDVQYIEAQYKRLEELRARNTNDPVIGLPSGFIDLDRMTTGLYPSDLIIVAGRPAMGKTAFALGIAQYVSFELRKPVGIFSLEMSKEQLFMRLISSQSRVDSWSLRTGQLNGDSWRAVMDAFGEASDVPLFIDDSGDLTVFELRARARRLKNQVKDLSLLVVDYLQLVKGSQRTDNREQEISEISRSLKALAKELGIPVIALAQLSRAVENRPKDKKPILADLRESGAIEQDADVVLFIYRDEVYHPENKESHGKAEIIIGKQRNGSIGTVALAYLGHCTRFDNLATGYEMMGPED, encoded by the coding sequence ATGTCACCCGGTGGCAAGACGCGCGCTCAAATCCTGAAAAACCTTCCTCAAAGCCTCGAAGCCGAAAAGTCATTTTTGGGATCCATCCTTCTCAACAACGAAGTGTTGACAGAAATTGGGGATGCTCTCAAAGAAGATGATTTTTCCCTTGATGCGCATCGAAAAATCTACATGACGATGCGGGAGATGTCGGAAAAAAGGGTTCCCGTTGACTCAGTTACACTTGCGGATGCGTTGAACAAAAAAGGATGGAGCGGGCTGACCGGTGGGCCGACGTATATCGAAGAGCTGAGTCTTATTGTTCCAACAGCAGCAAATGCCAAGCATTATGCGAATTTACTGAAAGAGAAGGGGATTTACCGCAAACTGATCCTCTCTGCCGAAGAAATTGCCCGCAAAGGCTATGAAGAGTCGGAAGACATAGAAGTCCTTCTGGATCTTGCCGAAAGAAAGATTCTTGAAATCGGTTCAAACCGGACAACCCGGGGATTCGTCAAAGTTGGGGATGTTCAATATATCGAAGCCCAATACAAAAGGTTGGAAGAGCTTCGTGCGAGAAATACAAACGATCCGGTGATCGGGTTGCCCTCCGGATTTATTGACTTGGACCGGATGACAACAGGACTATACCCATCCGACTTGATTATTGTCGCCGGTCGACCGGCGATGGGGAAAACCGCTTTTGCGCTTGGAATCGCCCAATATGTTTCGTTTGAATTGAGAAAACCCGTCGGCATCTTTAGTCTGGAGATGTCCAAGGAACAGCTTTTCATGCGTTTGATCAGCTCTCAGAGTCGTGTTGATTCCTGGAGCCTTCGGACCGGTCAGCTCAATGGTGACAGCTGGAGAGCTGTGATGGATGCCTTTGGCGAAGCCAGCGATGTTCCTCTTTTCATCGATGATTCGGGAGATCTGACGGTTTTTGAGCTCCGGGCGCGCGCGCGAAGACTTAAAAATCAGGTCAAGGATCTGAGCCTTCTCGTTGTGGACTACCTCCAGCTCGTCAAGGGCTCACAAAGAACAGACAACCGGGAACAGGAAATCTCGGAAATCTCGAGATCCCTGAAAGCTCTCGCAAAGGAGTTGGGGATACCGGTGATCGCGCTGGCCCAGCTGTCGAGGGCGGTCGAAAATCGCCCCAAGGACAAGAAACCGATTCTTGCCGATCTCCGGGAGTCCGGGGCGATTGAGCAGGACGCAGACGTCGTGCTCTTCATCTATCGTGACGAGGTTTACCACCCCGAAAACAAGGAAAGCCATGGAAAAGCCGAAATTATTATTGGAAAGCAGAGAAACGGATCGATCGGTACAGTTGCTCTAGCTTATCTGGGGCATTGTACCCGTTTTGACAATCTTGCCACAGGATATGAAATGATGGGTCCGGAAGACTGA
- a CDS encoding prepilin-type N-terminal cleavage/methylation domain-containing protein: MRRTIRFSSELRARDKGFTLLEVLVAFFIFTILLGLLYESVKSTASLARRTRDKNRTNINIELAFMKIRQEMISVYINTNDPLTYFIGSPQYSAEDEHDTLLFTSLAQTRLMQNAPVSHLEGVQYIVLPEKKGNGYLLAHEQDTNLLSFGSQAVVADPLLHHIKSFRILYFDGHEWTNQWNSLQSHLVPLLVKMEISIKRKNESVKTFTDVFPIPSSTLNQNQNGSGGASSSGLP, from the coding sequence ATGAGAAGAACGATTCGATTTTCATCTGAACTTCGAGCAAGGGACAAAGGCTTTACACTTCTTGAAGTTCTTGTGGCTTTTTTTATTTTCACAATTCTTCTCGGGCTCCTGTACGAATCGGTCAAGAGCACGGCTTCGCTTGCCCGACGCACCCGTGACAAAAACAGGACCAATATCAATATCGAACTGGCGTTCATGAAGATTCGCCAAGAAATGATTTCCGTTTATATCAATACCAACGATCCGCTGACCTATTTTATTGGCAGTCCCCAATACTCCGCAGAGGATGAACACGATACGCTTCTTTTTACCTCCCTGGCTCAGACAAGACTCATGCAGAACGCTCCTGTTTCCCATCTGGAAGGGGTCCAGTATATTGTTCTTCCTGAAAAGAAGGGGAACGGATACCTTCTTGCGCATGAACAGGACACAAATCTGTTATCGTTCGGATCCCAGGCGGTCGTAGCTGATCCCCTCCTTCATCACATCAAGTCGTTTCGAATCCTGTATTTTGATGGTCATGAATGGACAAACCAGTGGAACTCTCTTCAAAGCCATCTGGTGCCCCTTCTTGTCAAGATGGAAATTTCGATCAAAAGGAAGAACGAATCGGTCAAAACGTTTACGGATGTTTTTCCTATCCCTTCGTCGACATTAAATCAGAACCAGAACGGTTCTGGAGGTGCAAGCAGCAGTGGTCTTCCATGA
- the gspI gene encoding type II secretion system minor pseudopilin GspI, producing MTGRSTMKKDQGFTLLEVMVALFIFSIAVLALLATRNQAIRLNEVARDQVILTLLADRKMAEAIGAGFVPAGEASGFFGTHYKGYRWKEVISPSPFPVIRQIKVTVTKGRGKNKISLSLVSFVSSIP from the coding sequence ATGACGGGGCGTTCGACGATGAAGAAAGATCAGGGATTCACTCTTCTTGAAGTTATGGTGGCTCTTTTTATTTTCAGTATTGCTGTTCTAGCACTTCTTGCCACTCGCAACCAGGCTATTCGTCTCAACGAAGTCGCGAGGGATCAGGTGATCCTGACGTTGCTTGCGGACCGAAAAATGGCAGAAGCGATTGGAGCCGGATTTGTTCCGGCGGGAGAAGCCTCCGGATTTTTCGGAACTCACTATAAAGGTTACCGTTGGAAAGAAGTCATTTCCCCTTCCCCTTTTCCCGTGATCCGGCAGATTAAGGTGACCGTCACAAAAGGTCGGGGGAAAAACAAGATTTCCTTGTCCCTGGTTTCATTTGTTTCCAGTATTCCATGA
- a CDS encoding prepilin-type N-terminal cleavage/methylation domain-containing protein, which translates to MRLIPLQRITLFFNRLKYSVQDGGFTLLEILVVLFLIVLIASLIGPKLVLKKNPGLKDIARKIVTESRLLYWEAVSSQKMIRLYYNLEKGTVTAVQIEPNGQKKTLEITGVRPWKMPPRCHFDRIITLHQGKVDSGKTFTQFFPTGAVEPTTIHLSSLHDRSMTLVFSPLNGKVHVYKGDVHKQHIPPLVPGIPGGGASPFIGGG; encoded by the coding sequence ATGAGGCTCATTCCTTTGCAGAGAATCACTCTTTTTTTCAACCGTCTGAAATATTCTGTGCAAGATGGAGGTTTTACTCTCCTTGAAATTCTTGTCGTTCTTTTTCTTATTGTCCTCATTGCTTCCTTGATAGGTCCAAAGCTTGTACTCAAAAAAAATCCGGGACTCAAGGATATTGCCAGGAAAATAGTCACAGAATCCCGCTTGCTCTATTGGGAAGCTGTTTCAAGCCAAAAAATGATCCGCCTGTATTATAATCTTGAAAAAGGAACCGTAACCGCCGTTCAGATTGAACCGAACGGACAAAAAAAGACATTGGAAATCACCGGAGTCCGACCATGGAAAATGCCGCCCAGATGTCATTTTGACCGAATCATCACCCTGCATCAGGGAAAAGTGGACTCTGGCAAAACATTTACACAATTTTTTCCAACAGGGGCGGTCGAACCGACAACGATTCATCTGAGTTCGCTCCACGATCGCTCAATGACACTCGTTTTTAGTCCGTTAAATGGAAAAGTGCATGTCTATAAGGGAGATGTTCACAAACAGCACATCCCTCCCCTTGTTCCCGGGATACCGGGAGGAGGAGCATCTCCGTTCATTGGAGGTGGATGA
- a CDS encoding cold-shock protein: protein MARGHVKWFNANKGYGFISQENGEDIFVHYSAIGGSGFKTLEEGQLVEFEIQSGAKGPQAANVQKVNA from the coding sequence ATGGCAAGAGGACACGTCAAGTGGTTTAATGCTAACAAGGGTTATGGTTTTATTTCCCAGGAAAATGGGGAAGACATTTTTGTCCACTATTCAGCCATTGGTGGTTCCGGGTTCAAGACTCTGGAAGAAGGTCAATTGGTTGAATTCGAAATCCAGAGCGGAGCGAAAGGACCTCAGGCTGCAAATGTTCAGAAAGTGAACGCCTGA